One Pseudomonadota bacterium genomic window, TTGAGCAGTTAATGGGAATAGCTCTAGCTCTTAAATATCCTAACGAGCGAGTTGTCCCCCAATACTGCCTAAAGGTTGGAATTAAAGACGAAAGAGGCTTCTACGGCATGCGAGCAGATTATTTAGTAGGTGATAATAAGATCTTCGAAATAAAATGGGGCGCTGCAACAAGCAACATTATTAAAACATTCTTACGTCATACCGATCAGCTAAAAGAAAATGGGGAAGATTCATACTATGAACTAATCATGCTTCTGGAAAATGATGATCTTGAAAAACCACACACTCTTTTCTCAAGTTTTGTTGAGGATCTTGATACCGAATTTTCATCGCTAATCAATAAAACTCAAGAGCTAATAGTACAGCTAGTAGAAAACAAAGACCACCATCGGCTTGAGCAAGTAAGAGACTATCTTTATTCACTACTTATTGAAGTAAAAGAAGGCGATCAGAGCTCGCTGCGCCTAGAAAAGCTTAATGACCGTCTCACACTACTATTAATTAATGAACCAAAGGAGCTTAAAGATTTCTTAACAAATAAGACAGAGAGATATTTCAATAGCCTTGAAGCAAACTTTGAATGGAAAGGCACACTTTACACAGCTAATATTGACCCACTTCAATATTACAAGGAGCATCCTGAAAGTTTTGAAGTTTCCTATACATTTGAAGCTGGTACTGGAAAGCCATTTCGTAAGCTTACCTTTGCTACTAAAATTGACCGTGATCTAGCTGTAGCACAAGAGGTGCTTTTTGGTAAAACTCAAGAATTTCCAGATCAAGAAGTAGTAATTAAAAGTCCCACATTTGATTTTGGAGGAACATTAATTTGTACAGACCCTGAGGTAGCTTCAACAGAGGGCGCAAAATTTGTTAGTTCGCTACCGGAGCTTAGAGAAATAGTAGACGAAACTAGAAACGAAAAATCCAAATTATTTACAGATTTAGTCGGATTTGCCGAAGCTTGGGTGGAAGAGAAAGCGCATATATATGCTGCTTAAGTGTCTTCCATTTCTATTGTTTAATTTGCCGCTTTCAAGAGCTCACATCTCAGAGCTTTCAGATCTTAAACGCCGCCTCTCCAAGGATAGAAAGATCAGGTTCGTCACCAGGAAGAAAAGCCGGTCGAATAATGTAAGATAATGGATGCTTAGTCCCTGCGCTGGAACGTGAACTGCTTCCCGTTACCTGCCCCCGCTTGGGTGGTGGGTAAGTCCCCTGCTTTTTTAACTTAATTTATTGTACCAAATCAACGCTCCTTGAGCGCTATCTCAGAATTCAAATTATCAAAAAAACGTGATTTTTCATGTCTGTATTCATCCATGTCTTTTCCTTCAAATTTTTGTTTTAAAATGTTCAACTCTTCTAAGACATTCGGATGGTTTCTAAGGTAATCTCTTTGAGTAATAAAATAATCTTCTGAACCACCAATAGTTGTTACTTGCACACCAAGATCTCTTAAATCATCTTTAAAACTTGCGAATCCATTAGTCCAATTTTCTGGCTGATTAACCTCATAAATATTCTTGAGTCTTTTGACAGTTTCGTTAAAATCTTCTTTCTTTACACGAACATTGATGTCTAAGTCTCCTTTAGAAATAGAATCTGGTATCGAGGTGCCTCCAATGTGCTGAATGTCTACGCTTGGAATAAACTCCAATAGCCTCTTTTTTTCTGATTCAAAGAGAATGTTTATTTGATCAGCAATATCTGGGGTTTTTATAAATTTAACGATATTCATGAGAATCAATACTATCTACGCTCCTTGAGCGTAATAACCTATCAATATTTTAGAATATTTAGAAAATACGGTTCTTTCCCAAATAGGTGTGGGTGGGAAGCTACTGGATGATAGCATAACTATGCGCGGCAGTTGGAAGAAAAGCCGGTCGATGAATGTAAGATAATGGATGCTGAATCCCTGCGCTGAAGCGGTTCACATTCCCGCGCAGGGGGTTTCCATCTAATGTACCAATACTTATCGGTGAGGAACCCTTAAAACTCCTACGAGTCTTTTGAGCAGCTTGGCGGCCATGCTGTCCAAGCTGGTTTTAAGGGTTAACCTGTATCGGAGCGGGAGCAGGTAACGGGAAGCGGTTCACGTTCCCGCGCAGGGGTTTTCCATCTAATGTACCCACACTTATCGGAGAGGAACCATAAATTCAGGAGTGCGATCCCTTTCGTGGCCGGTTGTATATGGGTACTCCCGGGAGCTACGCCTGATCTAAGCGGTTTTAAGTAGAGCTATGGATTACTAAGCAACCGCTCAAGATGGACCGTCCTGAGGGTCCCGAATGAGGCTGCATTAAGGTCCACGACCGCTACGGTGCTTCTCCAACGGATCGGCAGGACCGTTGTGCTTGGGAAGTAGCGGTTCACTAGGAGCCTTTTTAGGTGCTCCTGCAGCTCAGGCGTAAGGGGGTTGATCTCAAGTAGCGCCAGGACCGCAGCGTAGCGAACTGATGGGGCCCGCTTCTCGCGTAGATTCCAGAGCTTTGAGATGATCGGCACGGCTTGAGCTCCAAGTGCTGCGCCCACACGGCAGGCGCCGACCAGTTTGTCCTGATTATCGCTATTAAGAGCTGGTAGAACTTCATCCAGAACGAGTTGCGGAGGGAGTAAACGGATCACCACAAGGAGGGAATCATAGCGGTCGCGTTGAGCCATCGTATCAATCGTGTTTTTAATAAAATCTTTCCAGTCGTAGCTTGTGTCGTTAAGTAGCGCGAGCGCTCGGATCGCTAGCAACCTTAGCTCTTCGTCGTTCTTGGCGTTTGTGACCACCGTTTGGGTCGCCTTGATTAACTCTGCTGATGAAAGGTCTCTCAGATTTGGCGCGGTAAGAAACTTTAAACGCGACGGCCGAGAACCATGCTCTAGCGCTACCAGCGCAATCTGTGACAGATCTACCGAGCTCATATTTGATCTGAGCGCTGAATCGATCAGCTTTGTTTGAAGCTCATCTGAGATTTTGTGATTACGCAGGGTCTCAGCTATCTGAGCTGGATGGGATAGGACAGATTCTTCGGCTAGCGTTAGCCACTCCCCAGAAAAGGCTTCAGAGGTCTCTGAAAGGCAGATAATAAGGCGCTGTTCTAGCCGATAACGCAGGGCAGGATCTAGCTCCTTTCTATGTAGAAGCGCGTGTAGAGATCCAGTACGGCCATCGAATTGAGAACATCCCTCCCCCATAAGGAAAGAGAGCAGCTCAGTCGTTTCAGATTTTGAAGAGTGTCCATAGGTCTGAAGTAACGAGAGTAGCGCTATCCGAAACTCACCGTTTGAGCGAGGTAGCGACCTCTTTATCATGGGCAGGACGAGCGTTGCCGGTAGGCGAGCAAGCACCCTCTCAGCCCCACGACTAACACCGGGCTGGCCGAGTAGATCGAAAAGGGGTGCGGCTACTTTTTTGGAGAGAGATTTTCTTTTGTAGAGCACCATAAGGACGCGCGAGGTAGTATCTGGGGTACTTGGCTTAAGGAGTTTAAGCAGCTCAGTTTCCCCCTCAATTGAAGTAGAGGAGAATAGGCTTGCTGCGGTGGTATTAAGGTCGGTTGCAAGTGAATTGATAACGAAGGGAGTAAGACGGGCCGTTTCTTTTGAGTATCCCATAGTAGAGATGGTCTCTAGGAGCGCGGCTCTTGTCTCATCTTGAACCTCAGTTGGCATCGATTCCAGCCTCTTAATAATCTGTAGGAGAATTGAAACAGACTCACCCCTACGTTCAGGGAATAGAGCGAGGGCGTGAATCGCCTCTACCTGTTGGGGTTGTTGGGAACGCAGGGCTGTCTCTTTTACTCTGTTTAATAACGATAACTTCTGTTCGCTGTTGAGCAGTTTGACAGCACTTGGGAGTAGTCGCAGCGCCTGCTCCTGCTCAGACGGTAGCGTGGATGATAGGAGCGTAATGACCCGCTTTGCGAAGGATGGTATCGAGCGCACCAGGCACGCCTGTTCTACAGGCTCAAGGCTATTAAGGGTGGTCGCCTGATTAAAAGCGGAGGCAACAGTTGTATCAAGCGTTAATCCATCTAGCAGGAGACAAGCTTTTCCAAGTAGGGGGGCAAAAATTATATTTTTTGAGGGCTCCGCCGCTAAGCGCGCAAACTCTGGGATAAACTGCGCTAAGGCCTGTTTGCTTGGGAACGGTAGATAATTAGCCAGCCGTTGTTGGGCTTGTGGATCGAGTGTAACAAGGAGATCGAGCAGAGTTCTTATACCGCGGCTGCCATCGGGATCTAGCTCCTTGAGAAATGGAGTAATCTTATGTACCTCACCCTCTTCAACGGTTGAGAGGTATTTGGCTATACGTGGTAGTGAGAGTACGACATATTCATGTAGAAAATTTTGCGCTACCAACGGCTTAGCCCCAGGGAGTAGAGCAACAACGGTATCGATCTCCTGATCGGAGGGGTTGATGCCAGCTTTGTGAGCCTGCTCAGCGATCGATGCGGCGGACTCCTCAAGAGTAACCGCTATCTCATCACTGAGATTCTCCTGGCTATAGATCGAGGCAAGTTTAGGTGCAAATGGTAATGCAGTAGCGCCGGCGTTGGAAAATAGCTCTAGTGCACACCGCTTTCCTAGCAATTCACGCTTAGCATCCATAGTTTGCCAGAGGGATCCGGAGATAAGCTCAGGCCCCTTGGCGCTGCCAGGAAGGATTACATCACCGCGATTATTTTGACCGGGTAGGTGCGCAAATGGCTCAGGAGCAGCTGGGGCCTGCGTATTTAGGGTGACAACTCGGGCCAGGAAGTCAAAGAGAGTCCGTTGCTCATCCTGAGATAGTTTAGAGAACTTATCCTTAGCAGCCTCGCAATCCTGGAAGATAATCTCTTCAATCCCACTTGCAGCATAGGATGGAGCAACGCTCAGGGCCGATATGATAGAGAGTAGTAGGGAGATTATTCGTAACGCCATGTTCCATCCCCATGCAATTCGAGTATATGTTCATGGCACCCCTTAAGATCTGTTGGGCTACCGGTGCTGACGTAGCGTTCAACTACGCTTGGCAGAAGGCTATATAGCTCCTCTTCGATCTCACGATCCATCGCCGTAGTAGCTTCGTCTAGAAAAACGATGCGTGGCTTGACAAGTAACATCCGTGCGAATGCTAGACGTTGTTGCTCCCCAGTTCCAAGTACGTTTGGCCAATCAAGGGTGGCATCGAGGCCACCGACACGATCGAACATCTCTCCGAGCCGAACCTTCTTGAGTACGGCGATCAGATCTTTATCTAGAACGGATCGTCTTCTAAGGCCGTATGTAAGTTGGGAGCGTAGAGATCCAAGCACCATGTATGGGCGTTGTGGCAGAAAGAGAGCATCGCGTAGGTCTGGACGAATGACCTGCCCCCTGCCGGCATCCCAGAGGCCCGCGATAACGCGCATAATGGAGCTCTTTCCACTACCGCTCGGACCATAGAGTAACAACGAAGAGCTAGAGAATGAAAAGGTTAGGTTAGTAACTAGTGCTTGCTCACGACGTGGTGTCCAGATCGTAACAGACTTGAACTCAAGCGCAGAGCCGGTTGTAATCTTAATCCGCTCTCCCACTGATACGGGGGCGCTGGCCTGGTCGAGGGCCTCTGAGAATGAGCCTAGACGGTTAATAACGGCGGCGAAGACACTTAGGTTGCCGAAGTGAATAACAACGATAGAGAGCGCATTGATGACGACACCAAAAGCAGCGGCAGCTTGAATGACCGCGCCGAATTCGATCTGCCCGTTAAAGAAAAGGGGCGCAACTAACACGGTCGGCAGAATGATTAGGATATAGTTATATCCGGTGGTAAAAAACTGCAGATTCCGGTTCCATTTGATGACCTCCAGGAGGTTGTTAAGAGCCTCTTTGAGGCGCTGACGGGTTCGTATGAACTCACGCGGCTCGCGACCATAGAAGGCGATCGATTCCGCGCTATCCCTGACATTGATTAGTTTATAGCGGTAGTCGGCCTCTTTCTTAAGTTGGGCAAAATTGAGCACTATCAACGGTCGCCCAAGGTAGTACGTTACTATAGAGCCGACTATCGAATAGCCGAGCGCCGCAACAAAGAGTAGCCATGAGATCGACCAGAGCACGTATACGTAGAGAAAGATTTGGACGGTTGAGTTGAAAAGGATTAAGCAGAACATAAGGCTCTGCGCGCAGAAGGAGCGCACATCCCCCTCGATACGTTGGTCAGGATTATCGATATCACCCAGTATGTTAAGCTTATAGTAGGCGCGTTCTGAGAAGTATCGCGCCAGAAAGCGGTGGCTTAACCAACGACGCCACAAGAGGCCCAACCGCTGCTCCATGTATGAATAGTACACGATGATCGGCGTTGTAATAATAAAGGCCCCGATATAGTGCAGCAACTTCCAGTAAAATAGATCTGTATTCTTGGTCTGAAGCGCGGTCATGAAATCACGACCGATATAACTCATGATCACGCCGATACCGTTTGTGGTGAGCGAGAGCCCCAGCAGCAGAGCAACAAGGCCGGTCGCCTTCCAGCGCATCTCGGAGCGAAAAAATGGAGTTGCTAGTGAGATGAACCTGCGAATAACGGTGCGATCAATATGCGTCATTCGTCACCTCGCAGAGACTACTGCTCAGAAGGTAGGTGGTCGGTGTTGCTAGCGTGAGTGGGTGATTCATCAGCTTTGAACGCTCTCCCCACTTACAATCGTTCGCTCATAATCAGCCCAAGCTGCCGAGAAACCGCGACCTGCTGCGCGTAGCTCAGGAAAGGTTCCGATCTCCTCGATGCGGCCATCTCGTACATAGATAACCTTATCAAAAAGGGGCACTAAGGAGAGGCGATGGCACGCCATCATAACGGTTAATTTGCCAAACTCATGTAAGATCCCAGCGAAGATCTGTTTTTCCGTAAGGGGATCAAGGCTTGAAGTAGGCTCGTCAAGGAGTAATAGATCCTTGCCTGGCACGCGCAGAATTCCTCGCGCTAGTGAGAGGCGCTGACGCTCCCCGACGGAGATGTTTAAGCCGGCCTCCTCGAGGATGCTATCCCAGCCGTGTGGTAATTTCTGCAGGAGGTGGTCTATGCGACAGATCTCAAGGGCTCTTTGTAGCTGCTCGGTAGTAAAGTGTTCGCCGAAACTCAGGTTAAAATATAGACTTTCAGAGAAGATCTCAGGTTCCTGCGGAACGAGGATGCTGACTCCAGCAAGGTCCTCAATTGAGAAGATCGCTCCATCTGGAGTTGTTACCAACCCATGCTGAATCGAGAGCATGCCTGCCATGACCTTAAGTAGTGTAGACTTTCCGCCACCACTTGGGCCAACCAGCGCTATCTTTTCACCTTTGCTAATCGCCAACGAAATTCCGTCCAGGTTTGCAACATCACCACCGTATGAGAAGGAGATGTCGCGCATGGTCAGGCTTGACCAGTTTTTCGGCAGGGTGCTGGCGCGAGCTGGGATCGTGAGATCGCCAGATTCTGTAATAACTGAAGAGGCATCGTCATAGGCGATCGCAGCTTCTATAATTCCTCCGTAATAGCCCGTAAATGAGCCGATCGCTGCCCAGATGCGGTCAAGATAATTAAGGAGAACGTAGGCCGTAGCGATATCG contains:
- a CDS encoding ATP-binding cassette domain-containing protein, with amino-acid sequence MTHIDRTVIRRFISLATPFFRSEMRWKATGLVALLLGLSLTTNGIGVIMSYIGRDFMTALQTKNTDLFYWKLLHYIGAFIITTPIIVYYSYMEQRLGLLWRRWLSHRFLARYFSERAYYKLNILGDIDNPDQRIEGDVRSFCAQSLMFCLILFNSTVQIFLYVYVLWSISWLLFVAALGYSIVGSIVTYYLGRPLIVLNFAQLKKEADYRYKLINVRDSAESIAFYGREPREFIRTRQRLKEALNNLLEVIKWNRNLQFFTTGYNYILIILPTVLVAPLFFNGQIEFGAVIQAAAAFGVVINALSIVVIHFGNLSVFAAVINRLGSFSEALDQASAPVSVGERIKITTGSALEFKSVTIWTPRREQALVTNLTFSFSSSSLLLYGPSGSGKSSIMRVIAGLWDAGRGQVIRPDLRDALFLPQRPYMVLGSLRSQLTYGLRRRSVLDKDLIAVLKKVRLGEMFDRVGGLDATLDWPNVLGTGEQQRLAFARMLLVKPRIVFLDEATTAMDREIEEELYSLLPSVVERYVSTGSPTDLKGCHEHILELHGDGTWRYE
- a CDS encoding GrpB family protein, which produces MNIVKFIKTPDIADQINILFESEKKRLLEFIPSVDIQHIGGTSIPDSISKGDLDINVRVKKEDFNETVKRLKNIYEVNQPENWTNGFASFKDDLRDLGVQVTTIGGSEDYFITQRDYLRNHPNVLEELNILKQKFEGKDMDEYRHEKSRFFDNLNSEIALKER
- a CDS encoding ABC transporter ATP-binding protein, with the protein product MNRHNPTTPSVSHSIKRLTIATWESTLGDRTRFFAFILLFIIAYSLDLMVPWAIGEILQAVVTGGLSPESLATAMRGIWLFVGLKMAYALSHHYGSYLKGLTAYTSRFRKLEEVFSALIRFPLKWHVYHHTGENLSRLNRSVGAVESVIANYTWQIIDGVMKFVVVAMLIFVLDFEVAITVILMGFVTIVVMILFNARLTKNIRRNNRFNDRLNRTSVDYLSNIITVKTLHLETPAVGYLKAQREEGLNLSQKIWKYQELKWGTIAIGYSLVMGVSLFIYLNNQRALGTTFDIATAYVLLNYLDRIWAAIGSFTGYYGGIIEAAIAYDDASSVITESGDLTIPARASTLPKNWSSLTMRDISFSYGGDVANLDGISLAISKGEKIALVGPSGGGKSTLLKVMAGMLSIQHGLVTTPDGAIFSIEDLAGVSILVPQEPEIFSESLYFNLSFGEHFTTEQLQRALEICRIDHLLQKLPHGWDSILEEAGLNISVGERQRLSLARGILRVPGKDLLLLDEPTSSLDPLTEKQIFAGILHEFGKLTVMMACHRLSLVPLFDKVIYVRDGRIEEIGTFPELRAAGRGFSAAWADYERTIVSGESVQS